The bacterium genome segment GAAGTGCACGACGATATCTGGCTGGTCAGCTTTATGGACTATGACTTGGGCTACTTTGATCTCGAGACGCGCGTGCTCGAACCGCTCGACAATCCGTTTGGGCCGAAAGTGTTACCTATGTCTTAAGTACGAAGTGTTACCCATGTCTCCGGGCTGGACCTTGGTAAAATGGCGCGCCCGGAGGGATTTGAACCCCCGACCTACGGATTCGTAGTCCGGCGCTCTATCCGCTGAGCTACGGGCGCGCGTCGCCGGCGGTCGTTGTCAACCCCGGCACCACATAGTGTACCGGACCTCGGAGACGCGTTCAAGCCGCGGCATCGTGAAACACCGCCATCGGCAGCAGCGCGCTCACGATGAACTGCCCGGCGTCGACGATCTCCGAGATCTTCAAGTCTACGCAGAGGCTCGCCAGCATGTAGGCGTCTTCGGCCGAGAGGCCTCGCGTCTCCGATAGATGAGCGATCATCGCCCGCACCGCGTCTTGAGCCGCCCGATGCACATCCGGCCCGACGCCCGTCGTCCCGTACCAGCCGCCGTGGTTTACCCGCGACACAAGCGGTCCGGGGTGCGCAAACTGCGGCGCGGGAATCGTGCGCCTCTTCTGGAGCGTGAGGCGCAGCGTCGCGTACATCGGCGCTTCGATGCCGGTGACACATACCTCGCCGTCGCCCTGCGCCGCGTGAGCATCGCCGCAGCTGAACAACGCGCCCTCGACCTGCACGGGCAGGTAGAGCGTGGCGCCGCGCGTCAGCTGACGCGTGTCCATGTTGCCGCCGAACGTACCCGGCGGCATCACGGCCTGCTCGCCCGCGCCGGCCGGACACACGCCCATCGTCCCGAAGAACGGCTCGATGGGGATCGCGATGTCGCGCCGGAAGTGGGCGGCGTCGCCGTCCGTGAGATCGAAGATCCGCAGCGCCGGCTCCTGGAAATCGTCGGCCAGGAGCCCGAAGCCCGGGATGATGGCCGTCCACCCCCACCCCTGGGTGTGCAGATCTAAGATTTCGACCGCCAGGGTGTCGCCCGGGCGCGCGTCCTTGACGCGCACTGGCCCGGCCAGGGGATAAACGCGCTTCCAGTCCAACGACGCGAGGACAGCGGCGGTCGATGCCGGCGTGATCTGGTTGTCACTCACGTCGCGGGTGTGGACGACCAGCACGTCCCCGCTGCTCGCGTTGACAACCGGTTCGTGCCGGACGTCCCAAGTGAAGTGCACCCGGTCTTGCGGTAGGTAGTGCGTCGTCACGGGGAGGCCTCCTTCGGCGGTGCCGCGGCCGAGGACACTCCAGTTCCGCGCGTCGGCGCGCCCTCCTCCAAACAGTGGTGGGCCGGCTGCGCCGGCCCACCACCCATCATCACCCTGCCGCTAACTACTGAGCCGGCGGGATGAACTTCGCGATGGCGAACACCGCGCCCTGACCGTCCTGACAGACTGCGAAGCGGCCGATGCCGGGAATGTCCGTGGGCGGCTGCATCACTTTCCCGCCGAGTTCCCGAACCTTCGCGGCCGATGCGTCGACGTCGTCGGTGCCGAAGTACGTGAGCCAGTTCGGCGGGACATCCTTGAGGCGCGCCGGTCTCGCCATCATGCCGGCGATCATGTTGTTGCCGGCCTTGAAGATCGTGTAGGAGCTGTCCTCGCTCGTATCGACGAGGTCGCTGCTCCAGTCGTACACGGCGCGATAGAACCGGCCGGCGGCCTCGATATCGGGCGTCAGCACCTCGTTCCAGCATATCGCGCCCGTCTCACCCACCAGCGCCGCGCCTTTGTGCCGCTTCGGCTCCCAGAACGCCAGGCGCGCGCCGGTGGGGTCGGCGAACGCGCCCATCCGGCCCACGTCCAGCACGTCCTCCGGGCCGTACAGCACCTTCCCGCCGTTCTTCGCCACCCGCTTGCCGATTTCGTCGGCGCTTCGCACGTTGACGAAGGGCATCCAGTGCGGGGGCGCGTTCCCCATCTCCGGGGTGAGCGCGGAGAGGCCGCCCACACTCTTATGGTTCAGTTCGCAGAACGTGTAAGTCTGGCCCGGGCCCGCGGGCATGTCGTTGAACTGCCACCCAAACAAACCGCCGTAGAACCGCTTCGCGGCCGCCACATCGGAGGTCGAGAGAGTCACCCACGAGAACTCGCCGTGCTGGTATTCGGTCCTGGTCGCCATGTCAGCCTCCCGTTCTAGCCTCAATTTGCCTTTTCACAGAATAGTCGTTTGGCAAACCCCGGAATCGACAGTACACGACCCCCTCCGAAACCGGCCGGCGCCCGAGGCGGATCACCGGGACCGGACGTCGAGCGCGTCCCGCAGCGCGTCTCCGATGAAGAACACCGCCACCACGGTCAGCGTCACCACGAGCCCCGGCGCGATCACGAGCACCGGGTTGCTCGTCATGTAGTTTTGGGCCTGTGTCAGAAGATTTCCCCACGTCGGAATGCCGGGCGGCAGGCCGAACCCCAGGAAGTCGAGCGCCGCCTCGGCGAGCATCGCACCCGCCACGGCGAACGCCGCCTGCACCAGGATCGGGCCCATCGCGTTCGGCAGAATGTGGCGGAAGATGATGCGGAGGGTCCCGGCGCCGGCGGCGCGGGCGTCCTCGACGAACTCTCGCGAGCGCAGCGACAGGTACTCGGCCCGCACGATCCGCGCGAGACCGGTCCAGCCGAACAGTCCCAGGTAGGCGACCATCATGATGACCGGGGCCCGCCCCGCCGTCCAGTTCAGCAATATTAATAGAAGGAAGATGGCCGGAAAGCTCAAGATGAGGTCCACGAGCCGCATGACGGCGGTGTCGATCCACCCGCCCATGTATCCCGCGATTGATCCGAAGGTGACCCCGATCGCCGTCCCCAACAACATGGCGGTGGTGCCGACCAGGAGGCTGATCCGGCCGCCGTACAGGAGGCGCGCGAATTCGTCCCGCCCGAGATCGTCGGTACCGAGCAGGTGCGCGGACGTCGGGCCGGCGAGACTGTGGTCGGGATCGAGCGCCGTCGGATCATACCGCGTCACGAGCGGCGCGAGCACGACGGCTCCTACGACGACGGCGAGCACCGCGACGCCGGCCAACGCCATGCGGTGCCGCCGGAATCGGGCCCACGCGAGCGCCCAGAGCCCGCCGGCGCGCGGGCGGACTCCACTCCGGGCGGCACCGGTTCCAGCCGCGGGCGCCGCGCGGATTCCGCTCTCGCCAGGCTCACTCATATCTGATCCTGGGGTCGAGCGCCGCGTAGGTCAGATCGGCCAGCAGGTTGCCGGCGATGAGTAGCGCCGCGCTGATCATCAGACCGGCCATCTGCAGCGGATAGTCGCGGTTGTTGAGCGCGGAGAGGAAGAGCCGGCCCATCCCGGGCCATCCGAAGATCGATTCGGTGACGACGGCCCCGCTGAAGAGCGCCGGCAGGTCGAGCCCCATCAGCGTGACGATCGGAATGAGCGAGTTGCGCAGCACGTGCCGGCGCAGGACGTGCCGTGCGAACAGCCCCTTCGCGTGCGCCGTCCGGACGTAATCCTGATTCAGCGTATCGAGGAGGCTGCTGCGCAGGTACCGGCTCCAACTCGCGATCGAGCCGAGGCCGAGCACCATCGCCGGCATGACCAAATGGCGGGCCAAGTCACCGGCGGAGGTCAGGCCGATCTCGTGCATGCCGGCAAGCGGGAGGAGCCGCAGCTGCACACCGAGCAGGAGCTGCAGCATCAGGCCGAACCAGAACGTCGGCATCGCCCAGGCGAAGAACGACCCGAACGAGAGCAGGTTGTCGCCCCACCGGTACTTGTGCGTGGCGGCGTAAAGGCCGATCGGAAACGACAGCCCGATCGCAAGGGCGAACGCGCCGAGCATGAGCGTGAACGTCGCGGGCAGGCGCTCGCCGATCATGGCCAGCACCGGACGGCCCGTGTAATAGGAGTAGCCCCAATGACCCTGCACCAGGCCGCCGAGCCAGCTCACGTACCGCGCGTACCACGGGCGGTCGAGTCCCAACTGATGCCGCAGCAGATCGATCTTGTCGGGGGTCACCTGGGGGTTATGCAGATAGACCGCGAGCGGGCCGCCGGGCGCCACGTTCATGATCCCGTAGCTGACAAACGACACCGCGATCAGCAGCAGGACCGCCTGGACGATCCGGCGGGCGACGTACGACGACATCAGGCCGTCACCGCCGGGGCCCCGCGCGAGGTCGCGCGCGCGGGTGGGCGGCTAACGCGTGCTCCATCCTTCCGGCGGCGTCTCGCCGAATGTGGAGACATCGTACCCCTGAACGTTGGCGGCCACCGCATTGTTGTTGACGAACCAGAAGACGAAGATGACCGGCACGTCCCGCTGTTCCAGCTCCTGGATCCTGGCGTAGATCGCGCGGCGCTTCGCGTCGCCGACCGCCCGGTCCGCCTGGTCGAGCAGCCGGTCCATCTCCGGGTTGCTGTACCGTTCCGCGTTCTCGCCCGGCGAGTTGGCGTCCTTGGGGATGTAGGAAGAATGCCAGTTGATTTTGTTCTCCGGAAACGTCCCCTGCCCCCAACTGTAGAGCAAGGCCGCGTCTTTGCCGTTCCACTGCGGCCCGTTCTGCCCGAACAGCGCCGCGGCGCTTGCGACGTGCGTGTCGGTCGCCACCCCGAGCGCGCGCCACGACTGCGCGATCACCTCCAGCATCTGCGCGTCGGTCTGCCGGCCGGAGAGCGTCCACAGCGGAATCTCGAGGCGCCGGCCGTTCTTCGCCAGCACACCGCCCGGGCCGGGCGCGAAGCCGTCCTTCAACAAGAGTGCGCGCGCGCGGTCCAGATCGTACGGGCGCGGCGTGATCTGCTTGTTGGCCCACGGCCCGTTCGGCACCATGTCGCTCACCGCCGGCTCGGCCTGCCCCTTCATCACGTTCTTGATGATGGAGGTCTTGGGGGTCGCGAAGTCGAGTGCCTGACGGACGGTGACGTCTTTCAGGAATTCGTACTCGTCCAGCTGGATGAGCTGGTAGACCGGCGCGAGGTACCGTTTGATCACGACGCCGGGACTCCGGCGCATCTCCTCGAGGCGCGCGGGCGGCACGCCGGTGAGAACGCTCAGGTCGCCGGCCTTCATGAGATTGACCTGCGTGTTCTGGTCCGGCACGATCCGCACCACGATCCGCTGAAGCTTGGGCTTCGGGCCCCAGTACGACGGGTTCGCGGTCAGGGTCACGTGATCGTCCGTCACGAACTCCGTGACGGTGAAGGGCCCGGTGCCGACCGGCTTCTGATTGAACGGCGCCCGGTTGATCTGGTCGGCGGACAGCGGCCCGAGGATGTGCTGCGGCACGATCGGCGCGCCCATCACCTGCTCTTTGAACGGCGCGTAGGCTTCCTTTAGATGGTAGACGACCTTCGTCGCGCTCGGGGTGTCGACCGACGCGATCTTATCGAAGCCGGTCGCGTACGTGACGTGGACGTCCTTGTTGGTCGCCAGCTGCCAAGTGTACTTCACGTCCGCGGACGTGAACGGCTGGCCGTCGGACCAGCGTACGCCCGGCCGCAGCGTGAGCGTCCAGGTCTTGCCGTCGGCACTGACCGTGTCCGCGGTCGCGAGCGCGGGCTTCCACGTGCCGGTCCAATCGACCGTGAACGGGCTGTCGAAGACGTACCGGTAGACGCTGCCGGAAGCCAGGAGCCCGTGCAGGTACGGGTTCAGGTTGTCCGGATTTTCCGTGATCACGGTCACGAACGTGCCGCCCGGCACCGACGCCCGCGCGATTCCGCCCAGCGCCACTGCCAGGGAAAGACATACCGCCACTGCCAACGAGGGCCGCCGCATCATTCTCCTTCCCTGCCTACGATCGCGCCTGCGATACCTATTTTCCCCTCGTCCCTTGCGGACGGGACCCAAGGAAGGTACGATAGAGAACGCCCGGAGGGGTGGCCGAGTGGTCCAAGGCAACGGTTTGCTAAACCGTGACCTCTTAACCGGGGTCCGTGGGTTCGAATCCCACCCCCTCCGCCAGATCGCTCGCGACGGAATCGCCTCTTACTGCGCCCACCGCCACAGACGCGCGTTCCACACAAAGGGACTCGGATCGATCGCCGTGCCCACGGGATCGATGCCCTGGAGCTTCTCGTTATAGGCCCAGACCGACACCCACCAGTACAGCGGCAAGAGCGGCACCTCGTCGGCCCAGATCCGCTGGAACTGAGAGACCAGGGCCTTTCGCTTGTTCACGTCGGGCTCTCGAAGATATGCGGTGATGATCGTGTCGGTCTGCGGCGTCGACCAGCCGAGCTCGTTGCGGGAGACCACGCCGACGTCCTTGATCTCCCGGGAATAGTACACATCGAGGCGCGGATGGAGCGGCGTCGCGAACGCGTCGCTGCCGAGCAGCACGCCCTTATAGCGGCGCTGGTAGAACAGCTCCCCGTAGACGATCCGCGCCGGCGCATTCTCCACCACCAGGTCCACGCCCGCGTCCTTCCATTGCTGCTGCAAAATCTGCTCGATGCGTTCGCGGTCGCGGTTGCCGGACGTGGCCGTGATGACGAGCTGCAGCCGCTGCCCCGCGCCGTTCACCATGATCCCGTCGCCGCCGGGACGCCATCCCGCCTCTCCGAGGAGGCCGCGCGCCTTGGCGGCGTCGTGCGGGTACGTCCGGATCTGCGTGTCGACCATCGGCGTGTTCGGCGGAAGGAAGAGGTCGGTGGCGGGCTGCTTGCCGCGGAACAGCGCCTCGCTGATCGCCTGACGGTCGGTCGCGTACGCCAGCGCCTGACGGACCCGCAGGTCCCGCAAGAGCGGGTTCGCCTGATTGAAGAACAACGCTTCGTGAATCGCGACCGGCTTATAGCGGACCGCGATACCCTTCGCCTGGCCGCGCTGGATCAACTCGTCGATCTGCAGCGCCTGCGCGAAGTTGATGCCGACCGGCTGGGGCGCCGCGACGTCGATCGCGCCGCTCAGGAGGTTGGCGACGATGGCGTTGGCATCCGGAAAGAACCTGAAGACGATGCGGTCCACCTCCGGCCGGCCCCGCCAATAGGAGGGGTTCGCCTCGACGACGATCTCGCTGCCCTGCGCCCTCCGGACGAAGCGGAACGGCCCGTCGCCGATCGTGACCGACGGATCCTGTCCGTACGGCATGTCCTTGATCTTCGCGGGATCCCGCCGGTACACGGGCTCGAAGACGTGCCGCGGCAGCAGCCCGTGCTTGGCCCCCTCCACCGCGCACTCCGTGGCGAAGGCGTACTGCGCCTTGAACGTCACGACAAACGTCCGCGCGTCGGGCGCCTGAACGCGGTCGATGAGGTTCTTGACGCCGCAGGAATAGGTGCCGAGAGGCACCTTGGGACTGGACGCGACCTCGTCGGTGAACAGGGCGTCGGCCGACGTGACCGGCTGTCCGTCCTGCCAGGCGGCGCCGGCGCGCAGCCGCCACGTCACGTCCATCTTCCCGTCCGGCCGAAGCTTGATCCCGCCGTTCTGCAGCGTGGGGATCGACTCGACGAGAACGGGCTGCAGCCGGCTGTCCCGGTCGTACTCGACCAGCGGATCGAGGAAGGTCTCGTTGATGATCTCCGCCCCGTTGGTGCTCGTGACGAGCGGATTCAGCGTGTCGGGCTCCGCGTACATTCCCACGACGATGTCCCGTCTCGCCGGCGCGCCTTCACCGGCGCGCGGCACGCCGAGCGAGACCAGGATCGCGCCGGCCAGCAGGTACATCAGTCCCTTGCGAATCATCGTGTCCCCCCCACCCATGGAGTTTAGAGCCTCAGACGCGGATCAATCGCATCGCGGAGTCCGTCGCCAAGGAAATTGAACGCCAGCACCGTGATGAAGATGAAGATGCCGGGATAGACCGCCAGCCACGGCGTCGTCCAGAGATACTCTTGGGCATTCTGCAGCATGTTGCCCCACGAAGGCAGCGGCGGCTGAATTCCGAGGCCGAAGTAGCTGATGGTGCTCTCCGCGAGAATCGCCTGGCCGGCAAACAGCGTTGCCGCCACGATCACCGACGCGAG includes the following:
- a CDS encoding integrase — encoded protein: EVHDDIWLVSFMDYDLGYFDLETRVLEPLDNPFGPKVLPMS
- a CDS encoding acetamidase/formamidase family protein, with product MTTHYLPQDRVHFTWDVRHEPVVNASSGDVLVVHTRDVSDNQITPASTAAVLASLDWKRVYPLAGPVRVKDARPGDTLAVEILDLHTQGWGWTAIIPGFGLLADDFQEPALRIFDLTDGDAAHFRRDIAIPIEPFFGTMGVCPAGAGEQAVMPPGTFGGNMDTRQLTRGATLYLPVQVEGALFSCGDAHAAQGDGEVCVTGIEAPMYATLRLTLQKRRTIPAPQFAHPGPLVSRVNHGGWYGTTGVGPDVHRAAQDAVRAMIAHLSETRGLSAEDAYMLASLCVDLKISEIVDAGQFIVSALLPMAVFHDAAA
- a CDS encoding VOC family protein, with protein sequence MATRTEYQHGEFSWVTLSTSDVAAAKRFYGGLFGWQFNDMPAGPGQTYTFCELNHKSVGGLSALTPEMGNAPPHWMPFVNVRSADEIGKRVAKNGGKVLYGPEDVLDVGRMGAFADPTGARLAFWEPKRHKGAALVGETGAICWNEVLTPDIEAAGRFYRAVYDWSSDLVDTSEDSSYTIFKAGNNMIAGMMARPARLKDVPPNWLTYFGTDDVDASAAKVRELGGKVMQPPTDIPGIGRFAVCQDGQGAVFAIAKFIPPAQ
- a CDS encoding ABC transporter permease, producing the protein MSEPGESGIRAAPAAGTGAARSGVRPRAGGLWALAWARFRRHRMALAGVAVLAVVVGAVVLAPLVTRYDPTALDPDHSLAGPTSAHLLGTDDLGRDEFARLLYGGRISLLVGTTAMLLGTAIGVTFGSIAGYMGGWIDTAVMRLVDLILSFPAIFLLLILLNWTAGRAPVIMMVAYLGLFGWTGLARIVRAEYLSLRSREFVEDARAAGAGTLRIIFRHILPNAMGPILVQAAFAVAGAMLAEAALDFLGFGLPPGIPTWGNLLTQAQNYMTSNPVLVIAPGLVVTLTVVAVFFIGDALRDALDVRSR
- a CDS encoding ABC transporter permease, with the translated sequence MSSYVARRIVQAVLLLIAVSFVSYGIMNVAPGGPLAVYLHNPQVTPDKIDLLRHQLGLDRPWYARYVSWLGGLVQGHWGYSYYTGRPVLAMIGERLPATFTLMLGAFALAIGLSFPIGLYAATHKYRWGDNLLSFGSFFAWAMPTFWFGLMLQLLLGVQLRLLPLAGMHEIGLTSAGDLARHLVMPAMVLGLGSIASWSRYLRSSLLDTLNQDYVRTAHAKGLFARHVLRRHVLRNSLIPIVTLMGLDLPALFSGAVVTESIFGWPGMGRLFLSALNNRDYPLQMAGLMISAALLIAGNLLADLTYAALDPRIRYE
- a CDS encoding peptide ABC transporter substrate-binding protein, which translates into the protein MAVCLSLAVALGGIARASVPGGTFVTVITENPDNLNPYLHGLLASGSVYRYVFDSPFTVDWTGTWKPALATADTVSADGKTWTLTLRPGVRWSDGQPFTSADVKYTWQLATNKDVHVTYATGFDKIASVDTPSATKVVYHLKEAYAPFKEQVMGAPIVPQHILGPLSADQINRAPFNQKPVGTGPFTVTEFVTDDHVTLTANPSYWGPKPKLQRIVVRIVPDQNTQVNLMKAGDLSVLTGVPPARLEEMRRSPGVVIKRYLAPVYQLIQLDEYEFLKDVTVRQALDFATPKTSIIKNVMKGQAEPAVSDMVPNGPWANKQITPRPYDLDRARALLLKDGFAPGPGGVLAKNGRRLEIPLWTLSGRQTDAQMLEVIAQSWRALGVATDTHVASAAALFGQNGPQWNGKDAALLYSWGQGTFPENKINWHSSYIPKDANSPGENAERYSNPEMDRLLDQADRAVGDAKRRAIYARIQELEQRDVPVIFVFWFVNNNAVAANVQGYDVSTFGETPPEGWSTR
- a CDS encoding peptide ABC transporter substrate-binding protein encodes the protein MIRKGLMYLLAGAILVSLGVPRAGEGAPARRDIVVGMYAEPDTLNPLVTSTNGAEIINETFLDPLVEYDRDSRLQPVLVESIPTLQNGGIKLRPDGKMDVTWRLRAGAAWQDGQPVTSADALFTDEVASSPKVPLGTYSCGVKNLIDRVQAPDARTFVVTFKAQYAFATECAVEGAKHGLLPRHVFEPVYRRDPAKIKDMPYGQDPSVTIGDGPFRFVRRAQGSEIVVEANPSYWRGRPEVDRIVFRFFPDANAIVANLLSGAIDVAAPQPVGINFAQALQIDELIQRGQAKGIAVRYKPVAIHEALFFNQANPLLRDLRVRQALAYATDRQAISEALFRGKQPATDLFLPPNTPMVDTQIRTYPHDAAKARGLLGEAGWRPGGDGIMVNGAGQRLQLVITATSGNRDRERIEQILQQQWKDAGVDLVVENAPARIVYGELFYQRRYKGVLLGSDAFATPLHPRLDVYYSREIKDVGVVSRNELGWSTPQTDTIITAYLREPDVNKRKALVSQFQRIWADEVPLLPLYWWVSVWAYNEKLQGIDPVGTAIDPSPFVWNARLWRWAQ